GGAAGAGGTGGGCATGGCTAAGAGAAGGAGGCTGAACAGGACTGGTGCcttggcatacacacacacacacacacacacactgtactgagTATGTTATTGTGTGGATATCAATGTCATTTTTCCATGTAGTTTTTCATCATTTCACCATACATTTTTCATGTCTCTCCACTTAGGTTTGGATAACGAAACATTACCTCTGGATGACTTCAGGACGCTTATACTAGTGATCGAAGAGATGAATTTGATTTTCGGCAGAAATATCTGTAGAAGTCACTACACTGATCTTGTCTCTCTATATGACAAGACAGACGAAGAGCAATTATTAAAATTGTTACAATTGGCAAAAAAAGGTAATTGTGGTACTTTAATTGGTCTAATGGGTTCTTCCAATTCATACAAATGGTCAAATGGTGATATtgttatttacaaaaaaaattatttaaatAATCACAACAACTGTGTTGCCATGACGGCAAATGGGGGATGGGAGGCTTTAAACTGCACCGAAAAGAGACCATTCATCTGTTACAGCGATGGTAAATATCTTTAAAAGTGACATTACACCCACCATTCTGAACATTTCACCATGTGAACTAATGATGCCATTTGGTCTCTCTTTCTAGCACCTAGTAATTCTTCTAGGTATACACTGATTGAAGAGAAAAAGACTTGGCAAGAGGCTCAGGATTATTGCAGAGAGAATTACATTGACTTGGTAAGCATCAAAGATGAACAGCAGAACAACGCTGTATTTATTGAAAGACAGACAAACCCAAATGATTCCTGGATTGGTTTGATATGTGACGGCTGGGAGTGGTCTGATGGAGGACTGTCAGGATATAGGAACTGGAGCAGTGCAGCTTTTGAACCAAGTAAAACTGCAGTGAGAATCTCCCATTATGAAGGATGGAACCCAGAAACTAACGCGACCATCACTCCTATCATCTGCTACAAAGGTACATATTTTAACATTgccagtgtgactgtgtgaatgtgtgtgtgtgagtgtgcatgtggctGTAAAAATTGTGTGCAGTGccagtgtgtgcacatgtgtgtaagtgccagtgtatgtatgtttgtgtctgtacaaACTTGAATGCACTGCcactgtacctgtgtgtgtgtgtgtgtgtgtagcaataATGAAGTACGTGGGTACAGACGGTGTTGATTGAACCAAGAGCTTCTCCAAGCTCTGATGATGCTGAATCTAATATTCTCACACAGAGTAATCTTTAAATTCTTACAGTTGCCACACATATATATGATTTAATATTATCCGATTCAATGAGGTCAGACCACTGTTTTTTACCATATGCTACAGTTTATCCACTGTTTACATCCGCTGCCTTGTCCTCGTTGTGGTTGGGAAATACTAAGTATATACTTCTTCTGAGTGTTCTGTCAGCTTGTTTTCAACCCCTGATGCTGATAAAATGTGTCAATTAGATGGTCATCATTAGTCAAGTGCAGAAACAGACTGGACAGGGCCGGTTCTAAGCAGGGACCAGGGAGCCCAAGCattgtgtcattttttttagTTGTGCATTTGCGCAGTGTGCAGCCTCAAACCCAGCTTGGATGTAGATGAGTTGGTGTTGAGTGTAATGGTAGCTAGCTGGTGCCTAAATCTCAATGTTTCCCCttacgcactcacacactttgATGTGCGTTCTGGCAACCAATTCTGTTATTAGCGTTTTGAAcccttacacactcacaaacttgTGACAGATGTCAGTTAAGTGTATGAGGGTTCAGGGCTTATATACTGTACCTTATGTGGTAGTGTGTCCCTGCACAACCAGTAGTTACTTAATGCGCCCGCTACGCTGTAAAAGGGGGCGAGGCTTCATTTGGGCTGACCTGATGAGTGGGAAGAGGCCGCTCGGTCCTAATCTACCTGTTCCGGAAGCAAGGTGCGCCAGGTTGGAAAAGCACAACGTTTCTCCTCTTACTGTGAGCTGGCGTTTGACGTAGGCCAGGTTTTAGTTTGATGGAGCGTTGTTTTGTTACTGTCGCTGAACTTGTTAATTCTCACGTTGTCTAATAAAGGTGTATCGGGCAGCGGGGCCGACATAACAGGGAAGATGCCTGGTTCCCTGGAAGAGCGgtatgttttctttgttttcatgacTGTTGCAATCACGTAACCAGCGTGTGTGGGGTATTCACCAGTGGAGGGGTTGGCGCGTTTGCGGGTTTTTATGTTGTATAtagcgtaaataaataaatgttcttcattaaaatacagggtgcataCGTATTCATACCCTTATGTTAAACCTATGttgaattcccatagagacaggcaggtccgtgtatcattcgttcatttgatattcaattgagaatccaaaatgaaaaaaaaacaaaaaaaggacttgttttttcattatttgtttatgaatgtgatacaaaccAACAAATAATGCTTTGATTTTCAGACTTTTTATTTCTTGATCAGATCAAAAGTAGAacgtttaaaaaacggcctcaggcccaaaactgattttgatatttatttttttcgatTTCTGTGACCCGGAAATTAtttattgacttccattgccagctgctgcttctgttttgcagtgttaaatcggactaggcctaccagacaatagattgaccatattgtaggcctacaactgcaaagccttatcatatgcatgttacattcatgacatgaaaagtagaacttattgaacaaaaatggcaaattacgcagtcggctgaacattttaaacttatgcaaaacggcatgaaccCAGCAACAGTGCGTCGCATAACTTAAAACACAAACTGAAGCAACAGCTTGGACAATCCTACTGCAAAGCCTTTCCTTCCATAGGCATGCAACgtctatgacataaaaagtggaatatgaacgcatttcacatCTGACAATTAAATAGAGCTGCCGCctgttcgcgatttgactgTTTCTGTGTTAATTGCGCGTCTTTTTCAGATGGTGAACGTAGGCCTATAGTTGGACGGGCAGGACTGACAAgtagacgggcctaggcccgatttgaattatttgctctgtttgtgaatgaagttgtagcccCTCTTTCCTTTGATCAATGTGCTTGTTGAACGATGTGTCCCTAGTTTCCCTGTCATAGCTACTGTCTTTGGTGTAATCTCACCAGAAGGCTACTGCAGCTGGCTGCCTTCCAATGACGTTGGCGACAAATGATGATCTGAGCTGATAGATCTAACATCTACCTGTAGGCCTACGTTCcctaacatgggctgatactacatagcctaggccagtcattacttcTATAATGCTTTGGGCGAACGCGATGTTCATAaacgaaacaggcatgagaAGGGAGATGATTTTCTGTCGATTCAACTAAACCAAGTTTGCCATCGTTGCGCAAGTCGCCCAATTTCTCGCTATAGTTGTTAGACAATATTTTCTGTCGCTATGGATGGCCAAAATTAAATCTAGCAACAAAGTCACTGAATTGGCAACACTGAGCACTGACAGGTCTAAGAAAGTGACTTGGATAGACTTCCAGGTCACAGAAatcggaaaaaataaatatcaaaatcagttttgggcctgaggccgttttttaaacgttctacttttgatctaatcatgaaatcaaaagtctgaaaaacaaagcattatttgttggtttttatcacattcataaacaaataatgaaaaaacaagtccttttttcgtttttttattttggattctcaattgaatatcaaatgaacgaatgatACACAGAcccaggcagatttttatttttaaaggccagttatttcatggatccaggatactatacattctgataaagttcccttggtctttggaattaaaataaccccacatcatcacttatgcaccctgtattttaatgaagaacatttatttatttacgatacattattcattcacaaagaaaattatgattttttttattcctctttttggtCAGCTTTAACATTaagactttttataggcactgtagcTTGGACAAGCATGATAAAGTGTCCTGAATAgataacagtctttggcgtaggccctgtctcggatccgtccagcgatgagcggatctcgaTTCCTGCCGATGAaagaaggcaggggcggggagcttACCCCGCTACGTCAAGACGGGGATCAACCggtggcggtggctgaaggGAGATGATGCAGTTGGCTGGAGGGGTGGTGGAGGGAACGTCAAAGTCGGTGTACTGAGTAGCAGAAAGAAGTTTTAGGTGGAACAAAGGCTAAAATTGGCTCCATGAATGCATGGGTGGAGTAAGAAaggctacactacgagtcttcccAGCAGAACTTCCCAGCACTAGATATTCTGGCTGCCCGCAGGAAATCACGTGCATTGTAGCTAGGTAgcttattttttaatgaaaacatagcctattatagagtttacaaatgatttccttgaatttcacgtttccatatcattataaTCTGATTCGaaattatgtattatttattaattaattagattattaatTAAGTAATAATTTTTAACACCTTTCCGACATTGCGCTTTTCATCTCGtgtaccccctagtggcagcttttgtaccaccggtggtacgcgtaccacagtttgggaatccctggcTTAAGCCATCATTTCTCGTCACACAGATATCACTCCAAGCTGAACCTATGAAAGGCATTTATTGAAATGACTCCCTCAAACAGAGGTTTTGTGGATTTTATTAATTTTATGGAATCaaactagcctggcgagccagacccacattaaaatgtagggtctgggcactcaccgttcgcagtgctcagtccgaggggcgggataatcagttgtctttcaaattccctctgcacgcaataggatatttgttttcaagtagcagggaattcaagccaaaccgttgcaactctgccatcaatcattattttaagcccaccaaacgactctatacacgattttaATGGCCTGATTacgtttcgatttctggagctcacaagccaacggagagttgctagactagccctggcagcaaatgtaatttgctgccgctaggggcgcgtctagatttctaggctagaatcAAACAGCTTCAGTGGCAAGTCGTAATACCCTAAAATCTAAACATTTTTAAACTACTCTCCTATGCTTTTATTAACTCTTTCCTTTGTGTATGTAAAACACATTGAATTACCCCTGTGTATTACCTCTgctaaataaacttgccttgccttgtctTATTAGAGTGAAACAAAGatggcttttttggcaagaatGGCTATTcagatattacaaaataaagCCTGCCTTTGATATGTCAGAGCTTATTTATTGTTGTTCTTTCAGACCACATCCATATCAGTGACGTTAGCATGACCTGGGAGGAGTCTCTGGAATACTGTCGGGGATTCAACGGCTCTTTCTGCATTCTGTCAGAAAAAGAGCAACTGGCCGCCAAGAGGCTGATGAGAAGGCTCAACATCACAAAACCGGTGTGGTTGGGTCTGCAGCAGAGCAGCTTCCTCGGGTTCTGGGTCTGGACCATTGGACAGACACTGGCCTGGAACAACTGGAAGGGTGGGCAGGTGCCCCGGCTGCCCCTCTCCCATCACTGTGGTGCCCTGATGTCCGAGAAGGATGATTTCAAGTGGGCTGACATCAACTGCATGACCAAGCAGCGGGCTCTTTGTTTCGATTGGGTTGTCAATAGGGGTGCCAAGATTCTCCAAATCAGCGATGTAATTGATGATTGACCTCCAAATCCTCGATGTAATTGATGTAAAAAATTTAATTTTTGATTTTAAAGTGACAATTTAATTCGATTTTCGATCTTTTTctaatattactattaagcattccttatatgttatttactctttttggccttttccttttctgttttggggggcttttattttgaaaacgcTTTTTATTATGAATCCGTTCCAACCTtgaggttgtaatgtaaacagaactaacattacgctaaaacagagacgtgaacaGAGTGAAATGAAACAAGCAGAATGTtcatttgattgtttcagcacactctgaaaagacccaaggttagtgttcatggaatatgtacttatgtgcattttaagccttaaagtaactttggactgtaactagataatcttttcacttgctaagttgagtaggctaagttagttttaattgacgtgaatgaacgaatacttccacaccggtgatttcaatGTAGCAAGAGTGGCTTTGATATtggtaggttgatgtgtatattttgaaTGGCTGCAGCATAAAAGTGTTGACgctgcagttcagcacgtgtgtgtgtttatgtgcttcTTGGCATACctgctggacgtgacattggggatgtggctgcatcgtcgattctacttttaaGTTTGAGATTCagatgtaatttcgatcgatttcaatataaaatcgaaatcgtgacacccttaGTTGACAATAGTGTTACTTTAATAATTACCAGTACCTGAAATTTTAACTTTATTTGACTCTACAAAGGGGTGAGCTATGCATGATTTAGCTTTGACATTGCACGCTTTATAATGTAAGGTCAAATAAACTGTTTTTCTACAGTATCATATACAGTGCTGCTTAAAAGTTTGTAAACTCTCAGACATGGTCAGTTGTTTTTGTAAAAAATCGAAATAACCTTATTTAATGCAAATCCAAATCCCAATTTGTAAAGCTGACCTTCCGAAAAATAGACAGAACCAAAAGAAAGTTATATAATTCAattacaacaaaaacaaaattcaaCAAAAGTGGTTTAGTTtgcacaaactcaaaatatgaCATTTGCAAAAGTATATGAACCCATGTAGTTGATTTCTTGTAGCACCTCCCTTTGCAACCACTACTTCAACCAAATGCCTTCTGTAcccattaaagggacaccaggtaagcctgatgctttttctctacgaaactccccctcgctcggtctgaagctgttttccttttctttgcatcttccatcaaggattttcgctgcttcttccctggctctgccattatacatatgtttgcaacaatcgctagcgtttcgttagcctgcctctgtgctgtggatgcaggatgtaaactgatcctgcttcggtcggcgggtacgatacactgaacttgcaagcgggatattcttcctactggcagtaggggcgggcgagacagtcttcattcaccctgtgatgagtcatttaaccatataccgacttacaaagaggagtaattaacacgaaaacgttgcctggtgtccctttaaccatTGTCTCACATCTGGTTCTGCAGAGTTTTGCCTACTCCACCTTGCAGAAATCAGCCAGTTGAGCGAGTTTGCAAGGTCAACTGGCATGTACTGCCCACTTCAGATCTAGCCAAAACATTTCTATTGAATTAAGGTCTGGACATTAACCAGGAATTATCTTTATCTTAAGCCATTCCTTGGTCATTTTGCTTGATTGCTTATAGGGTCATTGTCCTGttgtaaaatatattttctcCCTAGCTTCATCTCCCTGAATGACATGAGGTTCAGATCAAGAATTTTTTGATAGGCCTGAGAATTCATGGTGATGATGATATGGAGTTGTCCAGAAGCAGAAAAACAACCCAGCACCTCCACATTTCCACCAGCATGCTTCACTGTTGAGTGGGGGTCTTTTCTTGCTAtattggatggatggatagatagatagatagatagatagatagatagatactttattgatccccaaggggaaattggCTTTCCTCCAAACATGACGATTTGGATTGTGACCATATAATTCTATTTTGGATTCACATGTCCACAGAAAGGACTTCCGGAagtgctttgaaagttgaatcAGGCAGTTTTGTTCTTTCTTAGGAGCAGAGGCTTCCTTCTAGCAACCCTCCCATTAACGTTGTGTCTGTTACAGTTTTGTCTGATTTTAGACACATGGAGATTATTCCAGATGCTGCCATCGAGGTCTGTAACTCTCTAGA
This portion of the Alosa sapidissima isolate fAloSap1 chromosome 22, fAloSap1.pri, whole genome shotgun sequence genome encodes:
- the LOC121697484 gene encoding macrophage mannose receptor 1-like isoform X1; this encodes MRLRMTFVTMAMVIPILAVLASSDTGLDNETLPLDDFRTLILVIEEMNLIFGRNICRSHYTDLVSLYDKTDEEQLLKLLQLAKKGNCGTLIGLMGSSNSYKWSNGDIVIYKKNYLNNHNNCVAMTANGGWEALNCTEKRPFICYSDAPSNSSRYTLIEEKKTWQEAQDYCRENYIDLVSIKDEQQNNAVFIERQTNPNDSWIGLICDGWEWSDGGLSGYRNWSSAAFEPSKTAVRISHYEGWNPETNATITPIICYKDHIHISDVSMTWEESLEYCRGFNGSFCILSEKEQLAAKRLMRRLNITKPVWLGLQQSSFLGFWVWTIGQTLAWNNWKGGQVPRLPLSHHCGALMSEKDDFKWADINCMTKQRALCFDWVVNRGAKILQISDVIDD
- the LOC121697484 gene encoding macrophage mannose receptor 1-like isoform X2 produces the protein MNLIFGRNICRSHYTDLVSLYDKTDEEQLLKLLQLAKKGNCGTLIGLMGSSNSYKWSNGDIVIYKKNYLNNHNNCVAMTANGGWEALNCTEKRPFICYSDAPSNSSRYTLIEEKKTWQEAQDYCRENYIDLVSIKDEQQNNAVFIERQTNPNDSWIGLICDGWEWSDGGLSGYRNWSSAAFEPSKTAVRISHYEGWNPETNATITPIICYKDHIHISDVSMTWEESLEYCRGFNGSFCILSEKEQLAAKRLMRRLNITKPVWLGLQQSSFLGFWVWTIGQTLAWNNWKGGQVPRLPLSHHCGALMSEKDDFKWADINCMTKQRALCFDWVVNRGAKILQISDVIDD